TGATGGGGCTGGAACGGTATTACCACGAAGCGGTCAGTTCCGGCACGCTGAGCAAGAATGATATCTCCTTCGGCTTGCGACCGACGGTCCGCCAAACCCTGGTCCGACGCGACATGCTGCCGGAAACCATTTACTGCGGCGACGATTACTTGACCCACGAGGAACTGGGACTGATCCGGACGCCTGTTTCAGCGGTCCAGTTGGGCGACCTGTTGCCGCTGACCGCGGTGGCCAAAGGCGATCAGTACGAAGTCAATCGCGGCACGATCGGCAACCTGTTGAACCTTTCGTCGGTGGATGACGGGAAGGTCGAAAACAAGATCGAAGACATCGACGACGCGATCGCCAAGATCACGATGAGCGGGAAGATCGATGGATCCATCGACGGCGTCCCGACATTGGTGCGGCTGGTCGGCAAGATGACGTTTGACCGAAAACAGAACGTCTGCAACTGGTTGGCGTTGGCACTGCACGAGACGCGGGACATCGGCAAAGCCGAGCCTGGATTCGACGTGCAGGCGAAGATCCGAATGATCCGCCAACCGATGCCGCGGCCGGCCGGGCTGCCCGCCAAACCCGTGGCGATGGACCTGACACGCCCCGTGCCCGGAAACCAAACCCTGGTGTTGTTGCACAGCGACGCCTTGTCGGTGACGGCGTTGATGGACCGCCGCTGGCGGATGATCAGCGACCGCCCCGGCGCGGCAATGATGCGGATGATCGACCAGGAATCCAGCATGGGTCAGTGCAACTTGAAGCCGCTGGTCCGATTGCCCGAAGGCAAGACGTGGACCTTGGCCCAGTTGCAACAAGACGTGCGACGATCTCTGGGCGACCGGATGACACGTTTCTTGCGAGACGACCGGATGACCAGCCCCGGTGGCATCGAAACCATGCAGCTGATCGCCGCGGGAACCGTCGAAGGGGTCGAAGTCCGCTGGATCGTCCAACACCATGCCGCGCCCAGCGGACGTCGCCTGCTGGCCACGTTCACGACCGATGCGGACAGTTTCGACGCCATGGCGGGCAGCGAAGTCCAGCTGGCCAGTACGTTGGAATTCGTCGCTCCGGTTCCCACCGGGGATGCCGAAGACGACGCAAAAGCCGACCAATCCGGCGATGTCACCCTGGCGGCACCGGAACCTGCGACGAAAGTGGCCGATGCGGGGGCCGCAGATTCGTTATCGTCGGCAAGCGATTTGCGATGATCCCAGGGGGCCGCTCGGGCCGAGGTGTGGAAACCGAATCGGGGTCGATTAGACTGCGGAGTGAAATCTGGATCCGAAAGTCCCGTCGATCGGGGCCGACGGGTCAACTGTCGCCCGCTGTGGGGTCGAATCGATCGCCCCGTTCGTCGTGCCCGCTGCGTCGCGTCCACTTCTCGCTGCCCCTTCTATGGCCCATTTCATTGGGACGTCCCGCATGATTGCATTGCCGTCGACCGCTGCCGCCCGGCCTGGACACCGCGGGCATGTCACGAATCGGTCCGCCGGTTGGTGGTTGTCCGGTCTGTTGGTCCTTTGCGGTCCGGCCGCATCGGTGATCGCCCAGAACGGTGCCGACGTCAAAGACCCGTCGCAGCAGGTCCAGACGCCGTTTGCCGCGGGAGTGTTGATCGAAATTCCGCCGGCGCCGAAGCCCGAAGAAACCAATTCGGGCCCGTTCCCGATGAGCGAACTGGAACAAATGCACCCGGAAATCGCCTGGCAGGGCGAAGCCTATCCCGAAGGCAAACCGCATTTCCAAGCGGCCAGCCGGACGTTGGCCCGGCGAGCACAAAGCGTCACGCTGCGTCGCGAGATCTATTGTTTGGAGTTTTCCTTCAAGCCGCTGCGTCAGATCTTTGCCGACGTCCCCGCACCCGGCGGCCAGACCCAGCGAAAGTTGGTCACGTATATGGTTTTCCGTCTGCGTTACCGGGGCAACGATCTGCGTCCGGCCACCGAACGCGTCGGCGATGCGGATCTGTACGAACGGATCGAAGCGGTCAGTTATCCGTCGAAGCGTGGTTTTCCGATCCTGGAATTGGTCAATCGCGAAACCGGCCGGCGGGTGATCGACCGTTTGCTGCCGTCGGTCAAAGAACAAATCACCCGGCGGGAACAAATCGTGGTTCCGCTGTACAACACCGTGGAAATCAGCCGGCAAAAGATTCCGTTGTCTCGTGACCCCGAAGCCCCCGGCGTTTGGGGGCTGGCCACGTGGACCGACGTCGACCCGGACATCGATTTCTTGTCGGTCGACGTCTTCGGGCTGACCAACGCCTTCGAAATCGATGATTTGGGCAGCGACAGCCAGTATCGCCGCAAGGCACTGTCGCTGAACTTCTTCCGCCCCGGCGACGCGGTCAATCCGACCGAAGACAAGATCCGCTTCGGCGTTCCGCCGTACAGCAACCCGATCGACCAACAGGTGATTCTGGACAAGTATGGCTTGGAAGAACGCCTTGATTATCGGTGGATCTTTCGCTAGCTTTCTCGATTCGAAATTCGCCGTCCGTCCGGCCTGAAATTTGCCTCGCCGCATATTCGCACCGTGGTGCCAGATTTCCGCGGCTTGGTGCCGACGAACGGATATGAACCAGTCGATCCCGATTTTCCCGATCCAGCTTCTTCCGATCCGGCAGCCCTTCACCGGCCGATTCGTGAAGGGTTTCCCCGGTCTGGTGGCACAGGCCATCGAAGATTGGGTCGCCCCCTGGTTCGAAACAGTTTTGCAATACGCACTTTGGCAATCCGAATAAAGAAGACCCATCGATGGCACACAAAAAGGGACAAGGTAGTAGCCGAAACGGCCGTGACAGCAACGCGCAACGTCGTGGCGTCAAGCGTTTCGGTGGCCAAGCGGTGACCGCCGGCAGCATCCTGGTTCGTCAGGTCGGCACCAAATTCAAGCCCGGTCGCAATGTCGGCATCGGCAACGATTACACGCTGTTTTCGTTGGTCGACGGCACCGTCCGTTTCGACCAGGAAGGCCGCCGGGTCAACGTCGACTTGGCCGAAGCCTAAGCGCATCGATTTGACCGACGCCCGGGAATCGCCCGCGATCCGTCTCGGCTGTTGACATTCATCGCCAGGCCAACCGTCAGTCCCATGGGCACGCGACGGTTGTTGGGTTTGCCGTGGTGAATTTCCGCCAGTCGATGCCGATGTGCGTCATCCCGGGCCATTGATAGACCAGCCGCAGCCATGTTCGTTGACCGTGTCCAAATTGAATTGCAGGCCGGTCGCGGTGGCGATGGTTGCATGAGCTTTCGTCGTGAAAAGTACGTCCCCCGCGGTGGTCCGGACGGCGGCGACGGTGGCAACGGCGGCAGTCTGATCTTGGAGGCCAAGCTGGGCGTTAACAGCTTGGCCGCCTTTGCCAATCGGCATTTCTATCGCGCCCCCAAGGGCCAACCCGGCCAAGGTTCGATGCGGCACGGGCGCAACGGCAAGGATGAAACGCTGTACGTCCCGCCGGGCACCACCGTGATCGATGCCCAGCACGGCTTTGTGATCAAAGACCTAACCCAGCCCGGCGAACGATTCGTGATCGCCCACGGCGGCAAGGGCGGTCACGGCAACGCACGTTTTAAGTCCAGCACCAATCAGGCACCGCGGCATCGCACGTTGGGCGAGGAACCGGAAAGCCGGGCGGTGATTCTGGAGCTTCGATCGATCGCCGACGTTGGCTTGGTCGGAAAGCCGAATGCCGGTAAAAGCACGCTGCTATCGCGAATCAGCAGTGCAAGGCCCGAGATCGCCGATTATCCGTTCACGACGAAACATCCCAACTTGGGAATCGTCGACGTGGACATGGAACGGTCATTCGTTCTGGCGGACATCCCCGGTCTGATCGAAGGGGCCAGCGAAGGCGTCGGTTTGGGACACGAATTTCTGAAGCACGTCGAACGCGCCGGCTTGCTGGTCCACTTGGTCGAACCGGCGCCGA
The nucleotide sequence above comes from Crateriforma spongiae. Encoded proteins:
- the rpmA gene encoding 50S ribosomal protein L27 — translated: MAHKKGQGSSRNGRDSNAQRRGVKRFGGQAVTAGSILVRQVGTKFKPGRNVGIGNDYTLFSLVDGTVRFDQEGRRVNVDLAEA
- the obgE gene encoding GTPase ObgE, which codes for MFVDRVQIELQAGRGGDGCMSFRREKYVPRGGPDGGDGGNGGSLILEAKLGVNSLAAFANRHFYRAPKGQPGQGSMRHGRNGKDETLYVPPGTTVIDAQHGFVIKDLTQPGERFVIAHGGKGGHGNARFKSSTNQAPRHRTLGEEPESRAVILELRSIADVGLVGKPNAGKSTLLSRISSARPEIADYPFTTKHPNLGIVDVDMERSFVLADIPGLIEGASEGVGLGHEFLKHVERAGLLVHLVEPAPIDGTEPLQNYQAIREEICEYDASLGERDELLVVTKAELDGADDVARELSEQTGRQVHLISAMTGEGLDTLTDAIMQRVQQRRQALIDAGEDVVMLRPEDAKPTKGEKVAKRRRRVPPHLAGPTAQLSNDLQAKDFQDGDESTSDGSDPKESS